In the Mesorhizobium sp. WSM2240 genome, AATTCGCCCGCGCCCGCGGCCTTTCCCGGCGCGCGATCAATTTCGGCCATGCGCTGAAGAACACGCTGGTGCCGGTCATAACCATCACCGGCCTTCAGATCGGCTCGATCATCGCGTTCTCCATTATCACCGAAACGGTCTTCCAGTGGCCCGGCATGGGGCTCCTGTTCCTGCAGGCGGTGCAGAATGTCGACATACCGATCATGGCCGCCTACCTGCTCCTGATCGCCTTCCTGTTTACGCTGATCAATTTCATTGTCGATCTGCTCTACGTCGCGGTCGATCCGCGCATCAGGCTCGGCGGAACGGCAGGCTGACGATGCCCTATTTCACAGGCGAAGAATCGAAGGCAAGGGTGGGGGTTGCGGCAGGTGATACGGCCGGTCGCGGCGCGTTCGCGCGCGCGCTCGATTCCGACATATGGTATTCCTTCCGCCATTCGCCGCTGACTGTCGCCTCCGCCATCGTCAGCCTGATCCTCGTCCTGGCGGCGCTGTTCGCGCCGATTATCGCTCCGCACGACCCGTTCAACCCGGCGTCGATCTCGATCATGGACAGTTTTTATCCGCCGGCCTGGTCCGCCGACGGACAGCCCGGCTTCCTGCTCGGCACCGACGACCAGGGGCGCGACGTTCTCTCCACCATCCTCTACGGAATGCGCATCTCGCTGGCGGTCGGCTTCGCCAGCGTCCTCCTGGCCATGGTGCTCGGCGTGACGCTCGGCCTCGTCGCAGGCTATGTCGGCGGCATCACCGACACGATCATCATGCGCATTGCCGACGTCCAGCTTACATTTCCCGCCATCCTGACGGCACTGCTCATCGATGGCGTGGCGCGGGCGCTTGC is a window encoding:
- a CDS encoding ABC transporter permease, translated to MPYFTGEESKARVGVAAGDTAGRGAFARALDSDIWYSFRHSPLTVASAIVSLILVLAALFAPIIAPHDPFNPASISIMDSFYPPAWSADGQPGFLLGTDDQGRDVLSTILYGMRISLAVGFASVLLAMVLGVTLGLVAGYVGGITDTIIMRIADVQLTFPAILTALLIDGVARALAGPRAYDEIVFGVLVLAIGLSFWVQYARTVRGSVLVEANKEYVLAARLIGLRPVTIMFRHVLPNVLGPVLVIATINLALAIITEATLSFLGVGVPSTQPSLGTLIRIGNDYLFSGEWWITIFPGITLAILALAVNLLGDWLRDALNPKLR